In Hyphomicrobiales bacterium, the sequence GACCTCGCGGAAAGCCTTGGTCAGATAGGCCGCAGCCTCGGCATCATCTTCGACGATCAGGAGTCGCATGGTGAGAACCTAGCTCAGAGCAAAGGCCGCTCCAAACGGACCGGCCCTTATTCCATCTGCCTACCTATCGCGTTTCTGGACGAGGCGGCGTCCGCCGCTCCTGAAAACGCTCCGAAACAAATAACGGCAGGCCGGAAGATACGCATCCGGCCTGCCGCCGCAACGGCCAGCCCCTCGGCTGGGGCGACAGGAACACCTGAGGGCTGACCTGCTTCGCTGGAGGACGCCTCCTCCATAACTTTTTGAGGCGGATTCACCGGACGGGTCGAAACGACCCGTCCGGATCCGGCTCAGGCCGCCGGCTGGCGGCCGACCTCGAAGGTCACGTCCCGCGACTTGCCTTCGCGGAACAGCGTGATCGTGGTCTTGGTGCCGGGCGCGAAGGTCGCGATCTTGCGCGACAGGTCGCGCGCGTCCTTGATCGCCTCGCCGTTCACCGCGGTGATGGTGTCGCCGCGGCGGATGCCCGCCTTGGCGGCCGGGCCGTTGCCCTGCGCCTCGGCGACGAGCGCGCCCTTGGGCTCCTTCAGGCCGATCGCGTCGGCCATCTCGCCGGTGACCGGCTGGATCTGCACGCCGATGAAGCCGCGCGCCACCGAGCCGTCCTTCTTCAGCGCATCCACGACCTGCTTGACCGTGGAGGCCGGGATCGCGAAGGCGATGCCGACATTGCCGCCGGAGGGCGAGAAGATCGCCGTGTTGACGCCGACGACCTCGCCCTTCTGGTTGAAGGTCGGGCCACCCGAGTTGCCGCGGTTGATCGGCGCGTCGATCTGGATGAAGTCGTCATAGGGACCCGAGCCGATGTCGCGGCCCTGGGCCGAGACGATGCCGGCCGTGACCGTGCCGCCAAGGCCGAACGGGTTGCCGATCGCCAGGACCCAGTCACCAATGCGCGCCTTGCCCTCGGCGAGCTGCACGAAGGGGAAGTCGCCGCCGTCCTTGACCTTGAGCAGAGCCAGATCGGTGCGCGGATCCGTGCCGACGACCTTGGCGTCGAGCGTCTTGCCGGAGTCGGTGACGAGCTGGACCTCGGCGGCGTTCTCGACGACGTGATTGTTGGTCACGACATAGCCGTCCTGGCTGACGAAGAAGCCGGAGCCCTGGGCCATGCCCTGGCGCGGCTGCTGCTGCGGCTGCTGCGGCTTGTTCGGGCGGGCGTTCTCGCCGAACTCGCGGAAGAAGCGGCGCAGCTGAGGCGGCAGATCGTCGAGGCTCTGCTCGCCGTTCTCGCCAGCGGCCTGCGTCTTGACGCGGACCGAGACAACGGCGGGCTTCACCTTCTCGACGAGATCGGCGAAGGAAGGCAGCGAGCCCTGCGCGCCGGAAAGCTGGATCGGCTGCGCGACGGCGCTGTGATTCTGCATCAGGGCGCTATCGGCGATGCCGGCGACCAGGCCGATGCCGAGAATGGCGGTGCCGGCGAGAAGGGCGCCGCGCTTCAGGATGGACTTACGGGTCTCGTTCTGTGTCGTCATGGTTTGAACCTCGTGAGCGTCAGGGGTTCTCCCTGCTCGTGACGAGGACCATGAAGCCCGCCGCCTTACGCGGCTTTGGCCTGAAGATGACGGTTTCGTAAGGTTGCAGCGGACAGACGGCGGCTCAGCCGCGCTCGTCCCGCAGGAGCTGATCGACGCGGCTGCGTTCTTCATCCGTCAGCGGTGAGACGGGAGCCTGCTCCTCCACCCTCGCCCGCCGGCTGCGCCGCCAAACGAAGGCTGCGCCGGTGAGGAGCACCAGGAAAGGCGCCGCCCAAAGCAGAATGGTGTGGGCGTTCACCGGCGGCCGCAACAGCACGAAATCGCCGTAGCGCGCGACGACGAAATCGACAACGGCCTTGTCGCTGTCGCCGGCGACGAGCCTCTCGCGCACGAGCAGGCGCAGGTCGCGCGCCAGCGGTGCATCGGAATCGTCGATCGACTGGTTCTGGCAGACGAGACAGCGCAGGCCGCCGGAAATGGCGCGCGCCCGTTGCTCCAGCGCCGGATTCTTCAGAACTTCGTCAGGCTGCACGGCCTGCGCGCCGGCCGCCATCAGCAGGGCGATGCCAGATGCGAGGAGAAGACGACGCATCGGCCTATTCCGCCGGTTGCGGCGTCGCCGCGACGGGCGCCGCGCGCTTCGGCGCGGCCAGCCGGAAGCGCCTGTCCGTCAGCGAAAGCGCGCCGCCGATCGCCATGATGATCGCGCCGATCCAGATCAGCAGGATCAGCGGCTTGTCGTAGAGCCGGACCGCGACGCCGCCGTCCTGCGCCTCGCCGAGGCTGACATAGGCCTGGCTGAAGCCGTCGGTGCGGATTCCGGCCTCGGTCGTCGGCATGCCGCGCGCCGTATAGATGCGCTTCGACGCCTCGACCGGCGCCAACTCCCGGTCTCCCGAGAAGAGCTGGAAACGAGCGACCTCGGCGCGGAAATTCGGGCCAGTGCGGGGCGTGACGCTTTCCAGCACGATCGTATAGCGCCCGCTGGTCAGGCGCTCGCCCGGCTTGATGACGGCGATCGTCTCGCTGCTCCAGGCCGCAGCCGCAATCCCGATGATGCTGACGCCGATGCCGGCATGGGCCAGCGCCGTGCCCCAGGCCGAGCGCGGCAGCCCCCTGGCACGCGAGAGCATCGCCCGCCAGCCGCTGGCCCGCGCGACGATGCGTTCGCCGAGATCCACCCCCGCGCCGAGAACGAGGAAGACACCGAGCCCGACGCCGACAGGCGCCATCACCGGCCCGCCATGGGTGAAGGCGATGAGGGCGAGCGCCGTCAGCACCGCCAACCCGAAGGCGGCGGCGTTGCGCTGCGCGGCGCCGAGCAGGTCGCCGCGCTTCCAGGCGAGCGACTGGCCGATCGGCATGAACAGCAGCAGCGGCACCATCACGGGAATGAAGGTCGCGTTGTAGAAGGGCGCCCCGACCGAAATCTTGTCCCCGGTCAGCAATTCCAGCACCAGCGGATAGAGCGTGCCGACGAAGACGGTGGCGCAGGCCGTGGCCAGGAAGATGTTGTTGACGACCAGCGCCCCCTCCCGGGAGATCGGCGCGAACAGCCCGCCCTGCCGCAGCAACGGCGCGCGCCAGGCGAAGAGCGCCAGCGAGCCGCCCACGAAGAAGACGAGGATGAGCAGGATGAAGAGGCCGCGCGCCGGGTCGCTGGCGAAGGAATGCACCGAGGTCAGCACGCCGGAGCGGACGATGAAGGTGCCGAGCAGCGACAGCGAGAAGGTCAGGATCGCGAGCAGGATCGTCCAGACCTTGAGCGCGTCGCGCTTCTCCATCACCACGGTCGAGTGGATTAGGGCCGTGCCGGCGAGCCAGGGCATGAACGAGGCGTTCTCGACCGGGTCCCAGAACCACCAGCCGCCCCAGCCGAGTTCGTAATAGGCCCAGTACGAGCCCATCGCGATGCCCAGCGTCAGGAAGGTCCAGGCCAGGAGGGTCCAGGGCCGAACGGCGCGCGCCCACATCGCGTCGATGCGCCCGTCGATCAGCGCGGCGACGGCAAAGGCGTAGGTGATCGAAAAGCCGACATAGCCGACATAGAGCAGCGGCGGATGGATCGCGAGGCCGAGATCCTGCAGGATCGGGTTGAGATCCTGTCCTTCGGCCGGCGCCGGTGAAAGGCGCTGGAACGGGTTCGAGGTCAGCAGC encodes:
- a CDS encoding hypothetical protein (Evidence 5 : Unknown function); this translates as MNPPQKVMEEASSSEAGQPSGVPVAPAEGLAVAAAGRMRIFRPAVICFGAFSGAADAASSRNAIGRQME
- a CDS encoding Serine protease Do encodes the protein MTTQNETRKSILKRGALLAGTAILGIGLVAGIADSALMQNHSAVAQPIQLSGAQGSLPSFADLVEKVKPAVVSVRVKTQAAGENGEQSLDDLPPQLRRFFREFGENARPNKPQQPQQQPRQGMAQGSGFFVSQDGYVVTNNHVVENAAEVQLVTDSGKTLDAKVVGTDPRTDLALLKVKDGGDFPFVQLAEGKARIGDWVLAIGNPFGLGGTVTAGIVSAQGRDIGSGPYDDFIQIDAPINRGNSGGPTFNQKGEVVGVNTAIFSPSGGNVGIAFAIPASTVKQVVDALKKDGSVARGFIGVQIQPVTGEMADAIGLKEPKGALVAEAQGNGPAAKAGIRRGDTITAVNGEAIKDARDLSRKIATFAPGTKTTITLFREGKSRDVTFEVGRQPAA
- the ccmF gene encoding holocytochrome c synthase CcmF component — its product is MIVEIGHYALALALGVSVIQALVPFWGVVRQDRALASVGSSAALVSFALVALSFAALVASYVRSDFSVANVVGNSHSTQPLIYRFTSVWGNHEGSMLLWVLILTLFGALVALSRNSLPPRLRAGTLAAQGLVAVAFLAFTLLTSNPFQRLSPAPAEGQDLNPILQDLGLAIHPPLLYVGYVGFSITYAFAVAALIDGRIDAMWARAVRPWTLLAWTFLTLGIAMGSYWAYYELGWGGWWFWDPVENASFMPWLAGTALIHSTVVMEKRDALKVWTILLAILTFSLSLLGTFIVRSGVLTSVHSFASDPARGLFILLILVFFVGGSLALFAWRAPLLRQGGLFAPISREGALVVNNIFLATACATVFVGTLYPLVLELLTGDKISVGAPFYNATFIPVMVPLLLFMPIGQSLAWKRGDLLGAAQRNAAAFGLAVLTALALIAFTHGGPVMAPVGVGLGVFLVLGAGVDLGERIVARASGWRAMLSRARGLPRSAWGTALAHAGIGVSIIGIAAAAWSSETIAVIKPGERLTSGRYTIVLESVTPRTGPNFRAEVARFQLFSGDRELAPVEASKRIYTARGMPTTEAGIRTDGFSQAYVSLGEAQDGGVAVRLYDKPLILLIWIGAIIMAIGGALSLTDRRFRLAAPKRAAPVAATPQPAE
- the ccmH gene encoding Cytochrome c-type biogenesis protein CcmH translates to MRRLLLASGIALLMAAGAQAVQPDEVLKNPALEQRARAISGGLRCLVCQNQSIDDSDAPLARDLRLLVRERLVAGDSDKAVVDFVVARYGDFVLLRPPVNAHTILLWAAPFLVLLTGAAFVWRRSRRARVEEQAPVSPLTDEERSRVDQLLRDERG